The window GGTTTAGATTCCAGCGGGGGCTCTTCCCCAAAAAAATCCAGACTGTCTTCAAAGGGGAGGAAAAAAGTCAGCCCCGACTCCAGGCGGTAAAAAGTCGTGACCAAATCAATTCCGCTGGCCGATTCGCCGACTTGCAAAATCGCAGCGAGGCGTTGCCCGATAATTTGTTCGCGCGGAATTGGCGGCTGGTCTGCCATGATTCTGATCGCTCACTTTTGTTATGATTGAGTGATTCAGTCTAATCCAATTAGAAATGACCTGTTCTCGGAGTCCTGATGGCTGCTGATTGGCGCGCGCTGTACCCGTTTGCTTCGCATTTTTTTGCAACGAGCAGCGGCGCGCGAATGCACTATCTGGATGAAGGCCCTGCGGAAAAAGAACATGCGCAGCCGCTGCTGATGGTTCATGGCAATCCGACCTGGTCGTTTTATTGGCGAAATCTAGTGCTCGGCTTGCGCGATGATTATCGCTGCGTCGTGCCCGATCACATCGGTTGTGGGCTGAGTGAAAAGCCGCAGAGCTATCGGTATCAACTCGAGCAGCACATCGATAACCTAGCCGAGCTCGTTGAAAAGCTCGATCTGAAAAATGTGACGCTCCTTGCGCACGACTGGGGTGGCGCGATTGGAACCGGCTGTGTGCTGAAGTTGCCGGAGCGGTTTTCGCGCATCGTGCTGTTCAACACGGCGGCCTTTCCACCGCCGTACGTGCCTTATCGCATCGCCGCTTGTCGGATTCCGATCTTCGGCAAAGTGGCTATTCAGGGTTTCAACCTGTTCGCCCGCGCCGCAATCACCATGGCGACCGAAAAGCCCGAGCGGATGACGCCGGAAGTGCAAGCGGGGCTGCTTGCCCCCTACGACAGTTGGGCCAATCGCATCGCTACCTGGCGGTTTGTGAAGGACATTCCGTTCACTCGGCGCAAGCCCACGGGGAAGAAGCTTGCCGAGATCGAATCGCAGCTCTGGACGCTGGCGAACAAACCGATCTCGTTGATTTGGGGCATGCGCGACTGGTGTTTCAATGCCAGCTGCCTCGAGCGATTCCGCAAGCATTGGCCCACGGCGGAAGTCCACGAGTTCGCCGACTGCGGGCATTATGTGATCGAAGATGCCCACGAGCGAATCGTGCCGCTGGTGCGGCAATTCCTCGCAAAAACGCAGTCGGAATAGCCATCGCTTCGTCCGCATTCCGCAGCGTGTTTCTTGAGCTCTTTTCTCGCGGCTTTATTTTTTTGTTTTTCGCGTAACAAACCGTTTGAATTTCCGCTCCGCAGGTCAGCCTCATCTCAGCTGCATCTCGCTCTCAAGGAAATTCATCATGTCTGCTACGCAAAAAACCGCTCAGAAAAACTCAAGCTCCGCCGCTCGTCGCCAATTCCTGCAACTCGAAACACTCGAGTCACGGCAGATGATGGCGATCACCGCCATGTCGGTAGATAGCGTGGGAACGCTGATGATTCGTGGCGACGATACGGCGGAAACGATCGTGGTGTCGAAGTCGGGTTCTTACACTCTGGTCCAATATCAGAGCAACGGCGGGACTCCGATCACTTACAACGTCGGCCCGTTGGTCACGCGACTCGACATCCGCACCAACGGCGGCAACGACACCGTAACCAACAACACCGCCATGCCAGCCGTGATCTACGGTGGGGCCGGCGATGACAAACTCAACGGCGGCTCGTCGACTGACTACCTCTATGGCGAAGTGGGCAACGACACGCTTAACGGTGGCGCCGGCGGCGACCTTCTGTACGGTGGCGATGGCATTGATACGCTCAACGGCAACGGCGGTGTCGATCAGCTATACGGCGACGCCGGTGACGATGTGCTCTTGGGTGGTGGCGGCATCGATTTTCTCCATGGCGGCGCCGGCAACGACACGCTGTACGGCGACGACGGGCTCAGCCAGTCGATTGTCGATGGTGAAGCCGCCGGCGGTGACAGCCTCTTTGGTGAAGACGGCAACGACACGCTCAACGGTGGCTATGGCGACGACTTTCTCTACGGTGGCAACGGCAACGACTACTTGTTCGCCCAAGAAGGAAACGATCACCTCTTTGGCGATGCCGGTTACGACACGCTGTGGGGCATGAAGGGAGACGACTTCCTCGACGCCGGCTCGAATGGCGAGTTCACTTCGGGCGACGAAGGCAACGACTTCAACGCATATCGCCCCGTGATCAATGGCGCGACGTTCAACGACATCGCTCAAGGCAACAGCAACAACTGCTTTATCTTGTCGTCGATGGGCGACGCTGCTCAGAACGGCGTCGACATGGCTTCTCGCATCACTTACACGGGGAATGGCAACTACAACGTGTCGCTGTTCCGCCGGAGCTCGACTGGAACTTACACGGCGACGACCATTCCCGTGTACTTCGATGGCACGCTTCGCTCGACCGATCCCACGGCCCACTTCCGCGGCCAGGAAGGTGAGAGCTGGCCGATCATCATGAACCGGGCCTTGGCGAATTTGCTCGGTGTCGACCTGTCGACCACGAGCGGCGGTTATGCGGGCGACGTGCTCGGAGCCATCATGGGCCGGGCTCCCACGACCACGACTTGGAAAGATGCCAACGGAACGCAGAGCATGTTCTACAACGACGGCATTCTCGATTACCTCTTTGCTGTCGGCAATGCACGTCCGACGGTGGTGGCCACGACGGGCGCCGCAGCTCTCGACACCACGCTGTTCGCTGGCTTTCACGTCTACATGGTCCACTCGGTGCAACTCAGCGGCTACCTCTACAGCCCGGTCACTCGTATGATGGTGCCGCAATACGTCGTCACGCTCTATAACCCGCACGGTGTGGACAACCGCAATGCTCCCGGCAGCGGCCGTTCGTCGGGTGACAACAGCGATGGTTTGATCACGATCACCGGCGCCGAGTTCAAGCGGAGCTTCGGCGAAATCACGACGATCTAGTGCCTGACAGGGCAAGTGCAAAAGCAACGGCCTCTGTTGTGAGGGACAACCGAGGCCCGCAATGGCCCGTGCGTAGGAACGGGCCTTCTCTTATGCTTTAGATTCGCTCAGCGAATTTACTTCCGCAGCCGCCGCCACTTTTTCCCTCTGTTCGCAATGCCTCATCATCTCTCCTGGAAGCGCCTCCTCTCTGCAAATCGACCGGCGGCTTCACGATCAGACAGCGAGAAGTTCGCTGATATCGACTCGCGGACAGCCTTTGAACGTGATCATGATCGAATTGTCTTCTCGGCCCCGTTTCGCCGTTTGGCGAGGAAGACGCAGGTTCATCCGCTGGCCACCAACAGTCACATTCACAATCGCTTGACGCATTCGATGGAAGTGGCCTGCGTGGGGCGAACCTTTGCCAGCCGAGTCGCCAGGCTCGCGCGTGAGCGGTCTGATTTCGAGGACTGCGACGCCACGCAGATCGCCTGGATCATGCAATCGGCCTGCCTGGTGCATGACCTGGGGAATCCTCCATTCGGTCATGCCGGTGAAGAAGTGGTGCGGGCCTGGGCGGCCAAACATGCTGACGAAATGTTCAACGTCGCGCGATTCAAAAGTCCCGAGGAGCGCGCCGCTAGTCTCGCCGATTGGTTGCACTTTGAGGGGAACGCGCAGGGCTTTCGATTGGCCGCGCGGCGCGATATCCAGAAGGTTAGTTATCTGAATTTGACGCATGCCTCGCTCGCGGCGGCGATCAAGTATCCCTGGTCGTCGGCCGATCCGCGGACTGCCGAACGCAACAAGCACAATGTTTATTCGACCGAGCTGCCGCTCTTTCAAGCCATGGCCGAGGATCTCGGTCTGGTGCTGCCGAGCGGACAGATCTGCCGTCATCCGTTGTCGTTTCTCACCGAAGCGGCCGACGACATTTGCTACCGGATCATCGATCTCGAAGATGCCGTCGAAATGGGCATTCGCGACGAAGCCAGCGTGCATCGCCTGCTGCTGGCCATCGCGTCGACCCACGGCAAGGAATCGATGCGGCTGCCGCAGCTTCGCGGCCTCGCCATTACTTCCCTGATCGATACCTTCTGGACCGTGTTCGAGGCGAGTTTCGATCAGATCATGAAAGGCGAACGAATCCAGGATCTGAAATCGTCGCTCGATGAGAAGACGAAAGAACACATCGCCGCCATCAAGACCAACTACGACGAAATCTTCGGCCACTCGAAAAAAGTGGCCATGGAGCTTGGCGCTTATCACATCCTAGGCCGCGTGCTGAAGGCGCTGGTCAAGACAATCAACTCGATCCACGATGCCCAAACGTTTGCCGATGTTCCCTTTCTTTCGCGCCGCTGCGCCGAACTGGTGTGGGGCCGTGAATTTGCCGAAGAAAACTTCTCGCAGGGACACGCTTGGTGGTTATCGCGCGTCAGCGACTTTGTCAGCGGGATGACCGATGACTACGCGACCAAGTTATCCGGCGATATTGGCGGGCATAGTTTTTTTGATCGGTAATCAGCGCAGTTGAGTAGGCCGGAGCAAGCGTACTCGCGCAGTTCCGGCATGATTAGCGAGGGGTGGTCACAGCTTGATTGTGGTTGGGCGTCCCTCCCACATATTAGTGTCATAAATTATGAGTTCGCTAAACCCATTCAAGCGATTGTGTTCGTAAATCGCGCGAACGTGTCGCATTCTTTGCTCGTCATCACCGAATCCTGCGGTAAACGGATACTTTGGGAATCCAGCATTTTTTGCATCGTCGAATATTACGACGTAAAGAAATGCTTCGGCCTTCGACAGTCGCTTCTGCTCTCGGCAAAATTCAACTAGCCGAGCTTGATTAAACTTCCCGCTGTAGAAAAACAGTCGCATGACATTCTTGTTATCACCTTCCGCCTTAGACCGAACGAATTTGTAGGGCCAGTTGGTCTTAGTTGACCTCTTCGCTTGGGGTTCGCTACAACCGCAGAAGCAACTGAGCGAAAGAGTTGTCAGTGCGAGGATAGTTGCTTGTCGAAACATCACGCGATCCGCTTGAACGATAATCGGCTATCAGAGGAAGTGAGGATTTTAGCCTGTCGATTGCCAAGATTGAATTCTCGCAGGCGAATATCTACTGAGTTCCCGAAAGGAGGTGCCGTTTGGCAAAATTTTTGGGGACGCCGCTAAACACCCCAGACAGTATGCGGGGGATAACCACGACATCGTCGGCGACAGAGGAGGGGTTGGTCCTTCCTTAACGATGACAAACAGATGTGGGAGCGTTGGTGGGACGGCAGCAGCGGGGAGAAAGACCATAATCGGCAAAAAGCTCTGAGGCAGTGACGTCACTGCTTTTCGGACTGCCTAAAATTTGATCCCTCAGATCTCACCCAGGGGCAAGAGACGCTAACCAACTCGCGTCTGACTGCCCCTGTTTTTCTTCTTGCCTTCAAGAAACACCACGGCCTCGGTTGTGTGGACAACCGAGGCCGCGTGAGGCTCGTGTGTGGTAACGAGCCGCCTTAGGATTATTCGCCGCTTCGGCCCCTCACCCTAACCCTCTCCCCGGAGTACCGGGGCGAGGGAACAGGATTTAGAGGCCGCAACAAACTCTAGTCGACGATGTTGAGCTTGATCTCGTCGCTATTTCCCTTCAGTTCTGGTGCGTACACCGCGCTCGCCTTAGTGGGCAAAGCGCTGAACTTGCCGGGGATTTCGGCTCGCATGCGGTAGCTCACGCTGTGCTTGCCGCGGGCGAGAGCACGGACGAAGAACGTGACGCGGTTGTCGCGCAGTTCCATGTACGCACCGAGCGAGTTGCTGTTGTAACCGCTCTTCACGTCGACCGTTTCAAAGCCGGCGGCTTTCATGTCTTCGAACATGATGTACTCGTAATCGTTCTTGCTGTCGATTTCGAGTTCCACTTCGACCAGATCGCCGCTCTTCAGCGTGTCACCTT is drawn from Anatilimnocola floriformis and contains these coding sequences:
- a CDS encoding alpha/beta fold hydrolase — encoded protein: MAADWRALYPFASHFFATSSGARMHYLDEGPAEKEHAQPLLMVHGNPTWSFYWRNLVLGLRDDYRCVVPDHIGCGLSEKPQSYRYQLEQHIDNLAELVEKLDLKNVTLLAHDWGGAIGTGCVLKLPERFSRIVLFNTAAFPPPYVPYRIAACRIPIFGKVAIQGFNLFARAAITMATEKPERMTPEVQAGLLAPYDSWANRIATWRFVKDIPFTRRKPTGKKLAEIESQLWTLANKPISLIWGMRDWCFNASCLERFRKHWPTAEVHEFADCGHYVIEDAHERIVPLVRQFLAKTQSE
- a CDS encoding calcium-binding protein → MSATQKTAQKNSSSAARRQFLQLETLESRQMMAITAMSVDSVGTLMIRGDDTAETIVVSKSGSYTLVQYQSNGGTPITYNVGPLVTRLDIRTNGGNDTVTNNTAMPAVIYGGAGDDKLNGGSSTDYLYGEVGNDTLNGGAGGDLLYGGDGIDTLNGNGGVDQLYGDAGDDVLLGGGGIDFLHGGAGNDTLYGDDGLSQSIVDGEAAGGDSLFGEDGNDTLNGGYGDDFLYGGNGNDYLFAQEGNDHLFGDAGYDTLWGMKGDDFLDAGSNGEFTSGDEGNDFNAYRPVINGATFNDIAQGNSNNCFILSSMGDAAQNGVDMASRITYTGNGNYNVSLFRRSSTGTYTATTIPVYFDGTLRSTDPTAHFRGQEGESWPIIMNRALANLLGVDLSTTSGGYAGDVLGAIMGRAPTTTTWKDANGTQSMFYNDGILDYLFAVGNARPTVVATTGAAALDTTLFAGFHVYMVHSVQLSGYLYSPVTRMMVPQYVVTLYNPHGVDNRNAPGSGRSSGDNSDGLITITGAEFKRSFGEITTI
- the dgt gene encoding dGTP triphosphohydrolase; translated protein: MPHHLSWKRLLSANRPAASRSDSEKFADIDSRTAFERDHDRIVFSAPFRRLARKTQVHPLATNSHIHNRLTHSMEVACVGRTFASRVARLARERSDFEDCDATQIAWIMQSACLVHDLGNPPFGHAGEEVVRAWAAKHADEMFNVARFKSPEERAASLADWLHFEGNAQGFRLAARRDIQKVSYLNLTHASLAAAIKYPWSSADPRTAERNKHNVYSTELPLFQAMAEDLGLVLPSGQICRHPLSFLTEAADDICYRIIDLEDAVEMGIRDEASVHRLLLAIASTHGKESMRLPQLRGLAITSLIDTFWTVFEASFDQIMKGERIQDLKSSLDEKTKEHIAAIKTNYDEIFGHSKKVAMELGAYHILGRVLKALVKTINSIHDAQTFADVPFLSRRCAELVWGREFAEENFSQGHAWWLSRVSDFVSGMTDDYATKLSGDIGGHSFFDR